Part of the Sphingopyxis sp. 113P3 genome, CCTTTGCCGAGGCGGCGCTCGCACCCTGCCTCGCCGCTGCGATTCTGCTCGCGCGGTGGCTTTATGAAGATTCAGGAGAAAAGCGCCGCTTTCACTGGCTTCTGCCCGATGCGGACCAGGCGTGGATCATGCTCGCGCCGTCGCTGCTTTTCGGCTTCGCGGCCCCGATGTTCGCCATCCTGCCGCTCCTCGCGCTTCTCCAGATCCTGCTCTGGATCCGTCTCGCACGGCGCCCCGAAGCGCGATAAAACAAGGTCCTTGAAGGTTTAGAGCGCGTTAACGCCATTCTGCTATTGGCGATTATCCATGCGTGATTCCTTCGCCTCGCCCGGTATCGAGCTGCCGTCGCCGACCCTGTCGGCGCGCCTTCGGGAGATGGCGGATTTTCTTGCTGCACCCAGTGCTGAGCGGTTGACCGAGGAGCAACGCGCGCTGGCGCTCGGTATCGCACGCCGCCTCATGGTCGACGTGGCCGCCCGGCTCGACGCCGACATCGACCCAGCGGCATTGTGGGAGGATTGGATCAGAGGCGGGATACCGGGAGCAGGTCGCCTTGCGGCCCCCTGTTTTGCGCGCGGTGAGGAACATCGCTGGCGGGAGCAATCGGCGCAGCGTGCGGCGCCGCCGCTGGTTCCCGCGCCCGAGGAGGTTGTTGGCGGAGACGGGAAAGGCGATTTTCCCGGTGCCGACGCGGCGATGCCCGACGCCGCGCGCTTCTATCTCGCGTTGCAGATCGCCGACCGGCGCCGCGCCGATGCCCTTGGCAATCCCTGCATCGCGGTTGCTGATCTCGACACCGATCTTTTTCGCGCGCTGCTGCTCGATATCGCCGCGTGGCGGCTGGTAGAGGTTGGAGCCGCGCAAGCCGACGCAGCGCGCCTCGGCGATGCGGTGCGGAGCGCGCTTGCAAGGCGAGCGAGCGAGACCGGCATCGATGCCGCCGCTGCCAGCTGGCACCGCGCGCTCGAAGCCGAAGGCGCTCTCGCCGAAGCGGCGGCGCGCGCGATAGCACGGCATGACTGGCCTGCGCTCATCGGGCTCGCTGCGGCCGCACACCGCCAGCCCTACGCCGCGATGGCGCTGACGCTGCTCACCGCCGAAACCGCAGCATTGCCCTCGCTGCTTGCCCCGCTTCGCATCGAACGCACGGCGATTGCACCGCTCGAGGCGTCGCTTTCCCTGCTGCCCTGCCGCACGATTTCGGGCAGCGCCGCGCCCGACGAAGATTATGCAGCTCTCCTCTCGGCGCGTGCCGGGAGCCTCGTTCCGCCCGCGGAGGGCGGGACATGATCGCGCCCATCGTTCGCGGCCGGATCGACCGGGCGGGTGCGCTCATCAGCGCCGACGCACCGCTGCTGCGTCTTCAGCAGCGGGCGGGAGCCGGGCTTGAGAAGCCGCTTGCGCTTCCCCATCTGGCGCGGCTCGCCGCGCTCGCCCAGCGGCTGCAGCGCGAGATCAGCCGTCCGCTCCATGCCGCCGATGATCACAGCGACGTCTTCGCGCTCGTTCGCATCATTCCTGATGCCGAGGGCGCAAGCCTCGAGATCAGCGATTGGCGCACGCGCCCGGTCACCCAGCCGCAGGCGCCGGTCGAGAGCGAGCTGCCGGTCGCAGCCGATGGCTGGAGCTGGGAATGCGATGCGCGCCTCCGGCTCATTGCGCTGCGTCCCGGTCCTGAGGCCGCGCCGGTTCCGGAGGATTGGGAAGGCCGGTCCTTGTCGGAACTCTTCGAGCTGCAACCCGATGGTGACGGGCATTTCGCCGTCCTCCGCGCGCTCGCGCGGCAGACGTCGTTCAAGGGCCAGTCGGCGCAGGTGGAGGCGGCGGGAGAGCGGACCCCTACCATTCTCTCGGGCGATCCGACCTTCGATGCAGCAGGGGGATTCACCGGCTTTCGCGGGGCCGCCGTTCCAGGCGCCGTGCCGGGCGAAGCGGCTCCGGTGCGCTCGCCCGCAGACCCGGTATTCGGGTCGCTCCCACTTTCGGACCCGCAGTTCGGGCGGCGGATCGATGGCGCGCTGCGCGGGCCGCTCAGCCGGATCATCGCGACCGCCGAGACGATTTCGGGACAATTCGACGGCCCGATCCGCGCCGATTATGCGCGTTACGCCGGCGATATCGCGCATGCAGGGCGCCATCTTCTCGGCCTCGTCGACGACCTTGCCGACCTCCAGAATATCGAGCGCCCGGGTTTCAAGGCGGCGCGTGACGAGATCGACCTTGGCGATCTGGCCCGCCGGGCCGTCGGGCTGCTCGGGATGAAGGCGGAGGAAAAGGGTATCCGTATCGACGCGCCGCGCACCGACGATCAGGCGCCCGCATATGGTGAATTCCGCCGCGTCCT contains:
- a CDS encoding sensor histidine kinase → MIAPIVRGRIDRAGALISADAPLLRLQQRAGAGLEKPLALPHLARLAALAQRLQREISRPLHAADDHSDVFALVRIIPDAEGASLEISDWRTRPVTQPQAPVESELPVAADGWSWECDARLRLIALRPGPEAAPVPEDWEGRSLSELFELQPDGDGHFAVLRALARQTSFKGQSAQVEAAGERTPTILSGDPTFDAAGGFTGFRGAAVPGAVPGEAAPVRSPADPVFGSLPLSDPQFGRRIDGALRGPLSRIIATAETISGQFDGPIRADYARYAGDIAHAGRHLLGLVDDLADLQNIERPGFKAARDEIDLGDLARRAVGLLGMKAEEKGIRIDAPRTDDQAPAYGEFRRVLQVLLNLLGNAIRYSPENSLIWIRVDREGDRATVTVADQGQGISAEQQAVVFEKFERLGRTDSGGSGLGLYIARRLARAMDGDLTVDSAPGQGARFTLSLPAREGA